From the genome of Haladaptatus paucihalophilus DX253, one region includes:
- a CDS encoding ABC transporter permease, translating into MSSEQESFGNGVQSASTGADGLRERAFKIRTAILRSGPVTGTFDRIKRHESILASVQAGLGLGWMFLFLFAPLLYIVTLSFWQRGTGGVIIQQFSLSNYEFILTQNVDLATLTFNNLYLTILWQSLKYGVFVTLGALALGYVPAYFLGRTVSKWKAAFLLLVVLPFWVPLIIRYYAWILVLGNKGLLVSMLGWVGIESGGFLYSDLAVISGLTQALLPFMILPIYNSVNEIDDSLIESAKTMGATPLRAFYEVTLPLTLPGISAGVILVFILSVGSYMAPALLGAPSNTMVANLIETTFGQNLDWPLASAMGVVYLLVLFVLISLFNRFVGLDDVFGGGSE; encoded by the coding sequence ATGAGTAGCGAGCAAGAGTCGTTCGGAAACGGTGTTCAGTCGGCCTCGACTGGAGCCGACGGCCTCCGCGAGCGGGCGTTCAAAATCAGGACCGCGATACTTCGGTCCGGCCCCGTCACCGGCACGTTCGACCGAATCAAGCGGCACGAGAGCATCCTCGCAAGCGTGCAAGCGGGCCTCGGTCTCGGCTGGATGTTTCTGTTCCTCTTCGCCCCGCTTCTGTACATTGTAACGCTGTCTTTCTGGCAGCGCGGCACAGGGGGCGTCATCATCCAGCAGTTCTCGCTGAGCAACTACGAGTTCATCCTCACCCAGAACGTCGACCTCGCAACGCTGACGTTCAACAACCTGTATCTGACCATCCTCTGGCAGTCCCTGAAGTACGGCGTGTTCGTCACGCTGGGCGCGCTCGCCCTCGGATACGTTCCCGCGTACTTCCTGGGCCGGACCGTCTCGAAGTGGAAGGCGGCGTTCCTCCTCCTCGTCGTGCTTCCCTTCTGGGTGCCACTCATCATCCGGTACTACGCGTGGATTCTCGTCCTCGGGAACAAGGGCCTCCTCGTGTCGATGCTCGGGTGGGTCGGCATCGAGAGCGGCGGGTTCCTCTACTCGGACCTCGCGGTCATCTCGGGGCTCACGCAAGCGTTGCTACCATTCATGATACTCCCGATTTACAACAGCGTCAACGAGATAGACGACTCGCTCATCGAGAGCGCGAAGACGATGGGTGCGACGCCGCTGCGGGCGTTCTACGAGGTGACGCTCCCGCTGACGCTCCCGGGCATCAGCGCGGGCGTGATTCTCGTGTTCATCCTCTCGGTCGGGAGTTACATGGCACCGGCGCTGCTGGGCGCCCCGTCGAACACGATGGTCGCCAACCTTATCGAGACGACCTTCGGTCAGAACCTCGACTGGCCGCTGGCGAGCGCCATGGGCGTCGTCTACCTGCTCGTGTTGTTCGTCCTCATCAGCCTGTTCAACCGATTCGTTGGCCTCGACGACGTGTTCGGAGGTGGTTCCGAATGA
- a CDS encoding ABC transporter permease, with amino-acid sequence MSTRDELGWNAIRGTTGLVYLFLLFPLLAVVIISFQPSKFPTFPPEGFSLKWYETFLNSDRMLTALKNSFIVALGASVCAGIVGTITALGFVRRSFPKKNILSSVLFLPMIISPVVIGVALTAFLTKMGFQKNYLFLIAGHTTLVLPYIFVTVRAQLYGFDQSVEEAAMTLGANELETFFEVTLPLIAPGLAAGMLLAFVISFGEFTATQFWVQPATSTAPIEIYTMVRTSITPMINAMATVLMLITVAVPLTLDLLLGKNLILKSGL; translated from the coding sequence ATGAGCACCCGCGACGAACTCGGATGGAACGCAATCAGGGGGACGACCGGGTTAGTGTACCTGTTCCTCTTGTTCCCGCTCCTCGCGGTGGTCATCATCTCGTTCCAACCGTCGAAGTTTCCGACGTTCCCACCAGAGGGATTCAGTCTCAAATGGTACGAGACGTTCCTCAACAGCGACCGGATGCTCACGGCGCTCAAGAACAGTTTCATCGTCGCGCTCGGCGCGTCGGTGTGTGCGGGCATCGTCGGCACCATAACCGCCCTCGGCTTCGTCCGGCGGTCGTTCCCCAAGAAGAACATCCTATCGAGCGTGCTCTTCCTGCCGATGATAATCAGCCCGGTCGTCATCGGCGTGGCGCTGACGGCCTTCCTCACGAAAATGGGGTTTCAGAAGAACTACCTGTTCCTCATCGCGGGCCACACGACGCTCGTGTTACCCTACATTTTCGTGACCGTCAGAGCCCAACTCTACGGATTCGACCAGTCGGTCGAGGAGGCCGCGATGACGCTCGGCGCGAACGAACTGGAAACCTTCTTCGAGGTGACCCTGCCACTCATCGCGCCGGGGCTCGCCGCGGGAATGCTCCTCGCGTTCGTCATCAGTTTCGGCGAGTTCACGGCGACCCAGTTCTGGGTCCAACCGGCGACCTCGACCGCGCCCATCGAGATTTACACGATGGTTCGCACCAGTATCACGCCGATGATCAACGCGATGGCGACGGTGCTGATGCTCATCACCGTGGCCGTCCCGCTCACATTGGACCTCCTCCTCGGCAAGAACCTCATCCTCAAATCGGGGCTTTGA
- a CDS encoding AAA family ATPase — protein sequence MDPQEIYSTLTEEMNTILIGNDDVIEGIAIALFTRGHILLEGVPGVAKTTIANAFAHTTGFEFNRIQMTPDLLPADITGTHVYREGTGEFSLQRGPIFSNLLVADEINRATPKTQSALLEGMQERTVTIEGDTLSLPSPFMVIATQNPIEMEGTYELPEAQRDRFQCKLTVDLPSDEDEIQLIDRFNETPNLNPTDLSQVVSADDILDARERVRTVHVAESVKSYIQSLVSASRTHSDLAHGGSPRATLALLHTAKARAAIHGRDYVIPDDVKALAVPVMRHRLVLSTEAELSDRSPVDVVRDLLDSVAPPSSVTDDSSENGDTIDTDVGTAKLSNID from the coding sequence ATGGATCCCCAAGAAATCTACTCTACGCTCACGGAGGAGATGAACACTATTCTCATCGGTAATGACGATGTTATCGAGGGAATCGCTATCGCGCTATTCACACGAGGCCATATCCTTCTCGAAGGGGTTCCCGGTGTTGCCAAAACGACGATTGCGAACGCATTCGCGCACACGACCGGATTTGAATTCAATCGGATTCAGATGACGCCGGATCTGCTCCCAGCGGATATTACAGGCACTCACGTCTATCGAGAAGGGACTGGCGAATTTAGCCTCCAGCGGGGTCCGATTTTTTCGAATTTACTCGTCGCCGACGAGATCAACCGCGCCACGCCGAAAACACAGAGCGCACTGCTCGAAGGCATGCAGGAACGGACCGTCACCATCGAAGGCGACACCCTGTCGCTGCCGTCGCCGTTCATGGTCATCGCCACCCAGAACCCCATCGAGATGGAGGGCACGTACGAACTGCCCGAAGCGCAACGCGACCGATTCCAGTGCAAGCTCACCGTGGACCTCCCCTCCGATGAGGACGAGATACAGCTCATCGACCGCTTTAACGAGACGCCGAATCTCAATCCGACGGACCTCTCTCAGGTCGTCAGCGCCGACGACATCCTCGACGCGCGCGAGCGGGTGCGAACCGTGCACGTCGCCGAGTCGGTCAAATCCTACATCCAATCGCTCGTGAGCGCGTCCCGGACGCACTCTGACCTCGCGCACGGCGGGTCGCCGCGCGCGACGCTCGCACTGCTCCACACCGCGAAGGCCCGCGCCGCGATTCACGGCCGCGACTACGTGATTCCCGACGACGTGAAGGCGCTGGCGGTTCCCGTGATGCGCCATCGCCTCGTCTTGAGCACCGAGGCGGAGTTGAGCGACCGCTCGCCGGTCGATGTCGTCCGTGATTTGTTGGACAGCGTCGCCCCACCGAGTAGTGTAACCGACGACAGTAGTGAAAACGGAGACACGATCGACACCGATGTCGGAACCGCAAAATTATCCAATATCGACTGA